From Bicyclus anynana chromosome 18, ilBicAnyn1.1, whole genome shotgun sequence, a single genomic window includes:
- the LOC112054282 gene encoding uncharacterized protein LOC112054282, giving the protein MQPCQPNEPHNVETQQDSTIDNYNKNIITQDQNNSINEVLTGDLYIVGKIWIDGLQKALIGPKLNVVHAAKPEEVPKKPPKMKYSDLPIYEGPFYEYNVFIEDKEKCPERNEKLLQNYLLPYVKTYRKIAYAQLCNIKCSVTTKYNETTAAINRAKNNFKATMRDPDNLSTRQGVVGLGTLTGYIIGGGGGLPRRIFYTSVGFFTTGSLCFPKATDEIFRSFAYVFGKAAITLYKFVSNTEVGIRERVPCKEDVPAPPPQRKDVQCPPKK; this is encoded by the coding sequence ATGCAACCTTGTCAACCAAACGAACCACATAATGTAGAAACACAACAAGATAGTACTATcgacaattataataaaaacatcataACACAAGATCAAAATAACAGTATAAATGAAGTTTTAACAGGTGATTTATACATCGTTGGAAAAATATGGATCGACGGTTTACAAAAAGCCCTAATAGGGCCAAAACTAAACGTAGTACACGCGGCAAAACCGGAAGAAGTGCCAAAGAAACCACCCAAAATGAAGTACTCAGATTTACCAATCTACGAAGGGCCCTTCTACGAATACAACGTATTTATTGAAGACAAAGAAAAATGCCCTGAAAGGAATGAAAAGTTACTGCAAAATTATTTGCTGCCGTACGTAAAGACTTATAGAAAAATTGCTTATGCACaattatgtaatataaaatgcaGCGTAACTACAAAATATAACGAAACTACTGCAGCTATAAATCGTGCTAAGAACAATTTTAAAGCTACTATGCGTGATCCTGATAACTTAAGCACAAGACAGGGTGTTGTTGGATTGGGAACTCTAACGGGGTATATAATAGGGGGTGGTGGTGGATTGCCACGAAGGATTTTTTATACAAGCGTTGGCTTTTTTACAACGGGTTCTTTATGTTTTCCAAAGGCGACAGATGAGATATTTCGCTCGTTCGCGTACGTTTTTGGAAAGGCTGCTATAACTTTGTATAAATTTGTTTCTAATACAGAAGTTGGAATTAGAGAGAGGGTGCCTTGCAAGGAAGACGTGCCAGCACCACCGCCACAAAGAAAAGATGTACAGTGCCCACCAAAAAAATGA